The Dethiosulfovibrio peptidovorans DSM 11002 genome has a window encoding:
- a CDS encoding methionine ABC transporter permease yields the protein MWAQLSRVLFNSFLETLYMVGMSSTISFICGIPLGVFLHVTAKGEILERPKVNGVLSAVVNAARSTPFIILMVLLIPVTRMIVGTSIGINAAVVPLAVAAIPFVGRIVEGALKEVDRGVVEAAQSMGATPRQIIGKVLLPEALPAIISGLTLAVINLIGYSAMAGAVGGGGLGDLAIRYGYQRFRMDIMFATVVILIAMVQLCQALGDRMAGKARKS from the coding sequence ATGTGGGCTCAGCTGTCGCGAGTGCTGTTTAACTCTTTTCTTGAGACTCTCTATATGGTGGGAATGTCCTCGACCATTTCCTTTATCTGCGGAATACCGTTAGGGGTGTTCCTCCACGTCACCGCCAAGGGTGAGATACTGGAGCGACCGAAGGTCAACGGGGTTCTTTCGGCTGTGGTGAACGCAGCCAGGTCCACTCCGTTCATCATATTGATGGTACTTCTCATACCGGTTACCAGGATGATAGTTGGTACATCCATAGGCATAAACGCCGCCGTAGTCCCCCTGGCGGTGGCGGCTATCCCCTTCGTGGGGCGGATAGTGGAGGGGGCGTTGAAAGAGGTCGACAGAGGAGTGGTGGAGGCTGCCCAGTCGATGGGGGCCACTCCCCGTCAGATAATAGGCAAAGTGCTACTGCCAGAGGCTCTGCCGGCCATTATATCGGGACTTACCCTGGCGGTTATAAACCTGATCGGATATTCGGCCATGGCTGGGGCGGTAGGAGGGGGAGGTCTGGGAGATCTGGCGATACGCTACGGATATCAGAGGTTTCGGATGGATATAATGTTCGCCACGGTGGTCATACTGATAGCCATGGTCCAGTTATGTCAGGCCCTGGGAGATCGTATGGCCGGAAAGGCCAGAAAGTCTTGA